In Haloarcula limicola, the genomic stretch CGGCGTCGTCCGTGGCGACCGAACCGGCGAACGCGCCGAAGGCCGCTTCGTTGCTATCGGTGCTCCGCGTCCACTCGACGGTGCCGCTGGCGGTGTCGAGCGCGTAGACGGTGCCGGCGTCGGTAGCGACGTAGAGGCTCCCCTCGTCGTGCGTCGGCGAGCCGAACACCGATCCGTCGACGCTCTGGGTCCACGTCTGGGACCCGTCGGCCTCGGCGTAGGCCTTCACGGTACTGCCGTCGCCGACGTAGACGGTGTCGTCGCCGACGGTCGGTCCGGAGGCGACGTCCGTCCCCTGGTTGCCGGCGACGCTCCATCCGAGGTCGATGCTGCCGTAGTCGGGCGCGCCGGTCGCGTTCCCGGAGTTGCGGTCGTCGGCCTGATAGCTCGGCCACTCGCCGACGTTGCCGGCGGCGTTGCCGCCGGTGTTGGCCGCGCCGATTCCAATGGGGGCGATCAGGCCCGCGGGGATCGCCGCGACGGCGAGCACCGCGAGCGAGAGCGCCAGCACTTTCCCTGCCGACGTGTCGTTCATCGCTCCGTCACCTCCGAGGCGATGCCGCGGAGGTCAGCGTAGTCCGGGACCAGTCCTCCGGTTCCCGGGACCGCGCTATCGGACTCGTAAGCCTCGCGCACGACGTCGAAGTGCGCGCTCGTGACCGGTCCGTTGCCGGCGAGGGCCTCTCGGAGGGAGTTGCCGGTCTCGCTCATCGAGACGAACGGGATGTCGTACCCATCGAAGTCGTCGGAGTCCGTGATGTCCTCGGCTGTCGGGTCGAGGACGTCCGCCTGCGAGACGCTATCGGGCAGGACGATGTCGAGGACGTTGGTGTGATAGTAGCTCGAGGGTGCACCGCCGAACGTGTAGTTCCCCGAGGCGTTGGCGTCGGATTCGACCTTTCGGATGCCAGCTGTGCCATAACTATCGTAACTGAACATCATCGGAACGATGTCGACTTCGCGGATGTTCGACGGAATCGTGCTCCGCGGGACCGTGATCTCGATCGCGTCGAACTGTCCGATACCACGGGTGCTCACGCCGCTACTGGCGTCGGCGATAGTGCTCCAGTTGCCGTCTTCGACGACGGGGAGCGTTCCAGAGGCCACATTGTTGGAACTGGCGTGTCCCGTGGCGACGATGCGGCGGTGATAGTCCTTGGCGAATATCTTCTCGCCGCTATTGTACGCGTGAACACCATCACGGCTGTAGAGGTCTGAGCTACTGGCATTTGGGTCACTGACGTAGAGCTGAACGTGCTGGAGACTGTAGCCGTAGTCGCCGCCCCACGGATCGCGCAGTTGCGGCAGGCGGACGAGGAACGTGTAGTTCGAGTCGTCTTCGTAGATATCCACCTGCTGGATGTCGTGATCCACCGGCGTGATATCGCTGGTCGAGGGATAGGTGAACGCGTTCGCTCCGTCCGACGTAGTGGCGGGACCGTAGGGGTCACCACCGTCATCAGAGAGGGTAGCGACGTGGTCTACATCGCCCAATCGATCCTTGTACAGCGGCGTGAACGGGAGTTGCGCCAGATCGTCCGCGTCGTAGGCGAGCGCCTCGGCCTGGCTCACGCCGGGCGGCGTGAGCATGTCGACGACGCCCGGCGCGTTCTCCACGGCACCGGCTTTCGCACCGCCGAACTGGTAGCCCTGCGCCGTCTCCCTGACGTCGCGGAAGCCGCCGTAGTCCTCGGAACCGACGACCGGACAGACCTCGGTGTTGACGATATCGAGGTCGCTCAGACTGCTCTTATCGACGGAGACGATGACCGTGTTCCCATCTAAGTTGACGAGTTTGTCGACGGAGGCGACATCGTCTCCCTGCGCGTCGACGACGCTACCGGCGAACCCGGTCGCGGTAACGCGGTAGTGCCAGCCGGACGCGAAGTTCGCCGAGACGCCGATATCGCCGTTCTCCGTGACGCTGCCGCCCGGAAGCGACGGGTCGCGGAGCCAGACCGCGAAGAAGTGCGGCGAGAAGTCGCCGCCGAAGGAGTCGTAGAGGTTGGCGACCTCGAAGGAGAACAGGTAGTCCGAGTCGGACTCGTACACCTTGAACGACCGCAGGTCGAACGCGCCGTCCTCGAAGGCGCTGTTGGTGGGGTAGGTGTAGCTCCCCGGACCGTCGTCGTCGCCGGACGGATCGGAGAACTCGGCGATGAGTTCGCCGGGCGTCACAGTCACCGTCCCGGAGGCGAGTTCCGTCCCGGACTGTGGGTCCTTCAGGACGACGCTGTAGGAACCGGGGGTCTGGATGGTGTAGCCGAAATTGAATGTCTCACTCTGCCCCGTCGGGGCGAGGCGAACGTTCTCGGTTGCCACGACGGTGCCGTCGACTTCGATATCGACAGTCGTGCCGCCGATGAAGTCCGTCGAGTTCGTCCCTGTCGCCGAGATGAACTGCTGGTCGAGATCGGGGTCAGGAGTGATACTGTACGACGGTGATTGAGTCGGCTTCGCGTACGTATCGAGACTCGAAGCTTCCTCCGACGACGCCGGGACGAGCCGGAGCGCCGTTCCGCCGCTTCGGGCCATGGACGCTAGCACGGTATCTCCCGAACTGACGAGCGACGTGGTTCGTGCAATCTCCGTGGGATCGTTGTCCACGTCAGTTCCCGCCTCGTCTGTGTACATCTCCATCGTCCAGCCGTTGGACTGAGAGTCGAGGAAATCGAGCGGCACGTCGATGGCGCGACCGTTGCCGTCGGTCATCGCGCCGACGTACCACTCCCCGTCCTTCTGCCGTGCGGTGACGACGTACTTCCCGATCTCGGCGTCGACGACCGTCGTGTCGTCCCAGCCGCCGGCGGGCACGTCTTCGATGTACTTGAAGTCGGGTTTCGACTCGACGTTCTCGTTCGCGACCTGGCTGTCGGTCAAATCGGTGTATTTCGCCGGGAACGGGGCATCAGCACCCTGTTCGGTGACGCCGACGGTGTTGACGGTCAGTCCCGCGACGTCACCCTGGAACGTCTCACCGGAGTCGTCGTAGTTCATCTCCAGCGCGACGGCGTTGTCGCCCTGCATGAGGTTCACCGAGACAGTATGGACGCCGTAGGTGTCCCAGTACTCCGTGAA encodes the following:
- a CDS encoding glucodextranase DOMON-like domain-containing protein, whose product is MGRREFLGGVASLLAAAAYTRDVPESVAAQIMGGDDSDTRTVSSPNGNISVSVDVSGGIPTYSVDFNGTTYIKPSSLGFDFQNQATFGAGADGTSGAAISVTGSESGTETESWTPEWDQYSSVSEDYNELRLGLEETAGPGRSANLELRVFDDGLGFRFVFDDSDFAANSGKAVIISENTQVDFAGDYTCWWIENAFTNPRFESEYTESKLSEVPAGSETVRPNDDPSRKGAHMPLTVKASDSAYLSVHQADLDDYALASLAPVSDSGGTEFATQLAPLSGETKVSWTLPNATPWRTVQLGTTPGDLVESSLLPLLNEDRDDTVLPSDGNGGVDTDWLTPRKYIGIWWTMIAGNAKWEYKSDADIEANGNNPAAYIHGARTERMKRYMHFASQNGIDSVLAEGWNKGWSSYGSDAGATGSALEMGVADSYPDFDVGEITTYGSNLPNPVEFTIHNETSGNLPNYEDEILNNGIFDEYEQNGIRSIKNGYVSDPGLFGDNQSSPSHNQHCQLAVNHHRTVIEEAASERQTLEIHEGIVPTGERRTYPNVAAREVVKAQEYDGFGALGSNVGREHHVTLPFTRMLAGPTSYQPGIFDITFNDSEGDQIQTTRAKQLAMYPTYNAGIQMAADRVEAYIDEAFEVGQYVQAPSGVIDGLTTGDDWRNTFGTNYVGFDPNKHDSGSNVSFTVKNVSSAGTYDLHIRYASDAEENAPRVIDASGPQLTLNVNGSTEKINPSFTEYWDTYGVHTVSVNLMQGDNAVALEMNYDDSGETFQGDVAGLTVNTVGVTEQGADAPFPAKYTDLTDSQVANENVESKPDFKYIEDVPAGGWDDTTVVDAEIGKYVVTARQKDGEWYVGAMTDGNGRAIDVPLDFLDSQSNGWTMEMYTDEAGTDVDNDPTEIARTTSLVSSGDTVLASMARSGGTALRLVPASSEEASSLDTYAKPTQSPSYSITPDPDLDQQFISATGTNSTDFIGGTTVDIEVDGTVVATENVRLAPTGQSETFNFGYTIQTPGSYSVVLKDPQSGTELASGTVTVTPGELIAEFSDPSGDDDGPGSYTYPTNSAFEDGAFDLRSFKVYESDSDYLFSFEVANLYDSFGGDFSPHFFAVWLRDPSLPGGSVTENGDIGVSANFASGWHYRVTATGFAGSVVDAQGDDVASVDKLVNLDGNTVIVSVDKSSLSDLDIVNTEVCPVVGSEDYGGFRDVRETAQGYQFGGAKAGAVENAPGVVDMLTPPGVSQAEALAYDADDLAQLPFTPLYKDRLGDVDHVATLSDDGGDPYGPATTSDGANAFTYPSTSDITPVDHDIQQVDIYEDDSNYTFLVRLPQLRDPWGGDYGYSLQHVQLYVSDPNASSSDLYSRDGVHAYNSGEKIFAKDYHRRIVATGHASSNNVASGTLPVVEDGNWSTIADASSGVSTRGIGQFDAIEITVPRSTIPSNIREVDIVPMMFSYDSYGTAGIRKVESDANASGNYTFGGAPSSYYHTNVLDIVLPDSVSQADVLDPTAEDITDSDDFDGYDIPFVSMSETGNSLREALAGNGPVTSAHFDVVREAYESDSAVPGTGGLVPDYADLRGIASEVTER